Proteins from a single region of Sebastes umbrosus isolate fSebUmb1 chromosome 8, fSebUmb1.pri, whole genome shotgun sequence:
- the p2rx4b gene encoding P2X purinoceptor 4b: protein MGKSAGGCHSFLHYMFDYETPKTLVIPHLGVGFVFRFTQFLVLLYVVGYVCVVQKAYQETDSVISSVTTKVKGFAFTNTSDSDPRLWDVADYVIPSQGDNSFFILTNVVFTPGQTQSRCPELPNPSTTCVDDCDCIEGHSDPRGNGIQTGLCENYSTTVRTCEVFSWCPLEIDTKLPEHALLDASENFTVLIKNSITYPKFNFHRRNIRSHVNSSYLQRCEFNRATDPDCPIFRLKHIVSEAGEEFQDMAVKGGVLGIIIDWSCDLDWWAGKCYPKYSFRRLDSKHPVNNVAPGYNFRFAKYYKTQDGEETRTMIKAYGIRFDVIVFGTAGKFGIAPTIVNLGAALSFLSLVPLVCDWFMVTCMRKRDLYIKQKVTYLSEDAGTD, encoded by the exons ATGGGCAAGAGTGCAGGCGGCTGCCACAGCTTTCTGCATTACATGTTTGATTATGAAACACCAAAAACACTTGTTATTCCCCATCTAGGGGTAGGATTTGTCTTCAGATTCACCCAGTTTCTGGTGTTGCTGTATGTGGTGGG GTATGTGTGCGTGGTGCAGAAGGCCTACCAGGAGACAGACTCTGTCATCAGCAGCGTCACCACCAAAGTCAAAGGTTTTGCCTTCACCAACACATCTGACTCCGACCCCCGGCTTTGGGATGTGGCTGATTATGTAATCCCGTCTCAG GGCgataattcattttttattttaaccaatGTGGTTTTCACCCCCGGTCAAACTCAGTCACGTTGTCCTGAG CTTCCAAACCCATCAACTACTTGTGTGGATGACTGTGACTGCATCGAGGGACACAGTGATCCTCGAGGCAACG GTATACAGACAGGGCTGTGTGAGAACTATTCCACCACTGTCCGGACCTGTGAAGTGTTCTCATGGTGTCCTCTTGAAATAGACACTAAGCTGCCCGA ACATGCACTGCTGGATGCATCAGAGAACTTCACTGTATTGATCAAAAACAGCATCACATACCCCAAGTTCAACTTTCACAG AAGAAACATACGATCACATGTTAACTCCTCATACCTGCAGAGGTGTGAATTCAATCGTGCAACAGACCCCGACTGCCCCATATTCCGCCTCAAACACATCGTTTCAGAGGCTGGAGAGGAATTTCAAGACATGGCTGTGAAG GGTGGTGTCCTCGGTATTATTATTGACTGGAGCTGTGACCTGGACTGGTGGGCAGGGAAATGTTACCCCAAGTACAGCTTCCGAAGGCTGGACAGCAAACATCCTGTCAATAATGTGGCTCCAGGATACAACTTCAG GTTTGCAAAATACTACAAGACCCAAGATGGAGAGGAAACGAGAACCATGATCAAAGCATACGGGATCCGGTTTGACGTCATTGTGTTTGGAACT GCAGGAAAATTTGGAATTGCACCAACCATAGTGAACTTGGGTGCAGCCTTATCATTCCTCAGTTTG
- the zbtb26 gene encoding zinc finger and BTB domain-containing protein 26 — protein sequence MAQNQVILQFRFATFGDSMLQKMNLLRHQRRFCDVTVRINQLEVPGHKVVFAAGSSFLRDQFILQQDSREVQISMIQEAEVGRQLLLSCYTGQLEFPELELVHYLTVASFLQMGHIVEQCTQALNKFIKPQSARKLEVDVGLRREKKEEGLSSPREQERSQVRTVHQEEEEEVVPVGDDNNVNGDDDDDVIIQPMSPLQIVGRRPKQGVVESDIAIVKVESVSDEVENSITGHFPTSPPPALHSPEPQHSLINSTVDSRGSEMAVAPGVAGYPLSPPPPSPPAEKHSVHQRNYDKPLQWYHQCPKCSRVFRQLENYANHLKMHKLFMCLLCGKTFTQKGNLHRHMRVHAGIKPFQCKICGKTFTQKCSLLDHLNLHSGDKPHRCNYCDMVFAHKPVLRKHLKQIHGKNSFDNANEGNLHDGGLDFDFGQI from the coding sequence ATGGCCCAGAACCAGGTGATCCTGCAGTTCCGCTTCGCCACGTTTGGCGACTCCATGCTGCAGAAGATGAACCTCCTACGACACCAGAGGCGCttctgtgatgtcactgtgcGCATCAACCAGCTGGAGGTGCCTGGTCACAAGGTAGTGTTTGCCGCCGGCTCCTCTTTCTTGAGGGACCAGTTCATCCTTCAGCAGGACTCCAGGGAGGTCCAGATCTCCATGATCCAGGAGGCGGAGGTGGGCCGGCAGCTGCTGTTATCCTGTTACACGGGTCAGCTGGAGTTTCCCGAGCTGGAGCTTGTGCATTACCTGACAGTGGCCAGCTTCCTCCAAATGGGCCACATTGTGGAGCAGTGCACCCAAGCTCTCAACAAGTTCATCAAACCTCAGTCTGCACGCAAGCTGGAGGTGGATGTGGGTCtgaggagggagaagaaggaggagggttTATCGTCCCCGAGAGAGCAAGAGCGCTCTCAGGTTCGGACTGTccatcaggaggaggaggaggaagtagtGCCGGTTGGGGATGACAACAATGTCAATGGTGACGACGACGACGATGTGATCATACAGCCGATGTCCCCCCTTCAGATCGTAGGCAGACGTCCGAAGCAGGGTGTGGTGGAGAGTGATATTGCGATAGTAAAAGTGGAGTCTGTGTCTGACGAAGTGGAAAACTCCATCACTGGTCACTTCCCCACCAGCCCGCCTCCTGCCCTCCACTCTCCTGAGCCCCAGCACTCCCTCATCAACTCCACTGTGGACAGTCGTGGCAGTGAGATGGCGGTTGCGCCTGGCGTGGCTGGATACCCTCTGAGCCCCCCTCCTCCGTCCCCTCCTGCAGAGAAACACAGTGTGCACCAGAGGAACTACGACAAACCTCTCCAGTGGTACCACCAGTGCCCCAAGTGCTCCCGGGTCTTCCGCCAGCTGGAGAACTACGCCAACCACCTCAAGATGCACAAGCTGTTCATGTGCCTGCTGTGCGGCAAGACCTTCACGCAGAAGGGCAACCTGCACCGGCACATGCGCGTCCACGCTGGCATCAAGCCCTTCCAGTGTAAAATCTGCGGCAAGACCTTCACCCAAAAGTGTTCTTTGCTGGATCACCTAAACCTGCACAGCGGGGACAAGCCGCACCGCTGCAACTACTGTGACATGGTCTTCGCTCACAAGCCAGTTCTCCGCAAGCACCTCAAACAGATCCACGGGAAGAACAGCTTTGACAACGCAAACGAAGGCAACCTGCACGACGGGGGGCTTGACTTTGATTTTGGCCAAATATGA